Proteins encoded within one genomic window of Sphingomonas sp. KRR8:
- a CDS encoding tetratricopeptide repeat protein, producing MIRISVLGACAAAMVLPGSARAQYIGGNAPPPPAAPLPGQVETPGAALARNIRILAGDPRNYQALLGAGQAALASGDAEAAIGFFGRASEVNAASWVPKVGQGASLVQLMDPNAAMQAFAEAQRLGASQGAIALDRGLAYDLLGDQARAQSDYRVALSGTDPNEARRRLALSLAVSGRRAEALAALDPLLARRDPGALRARAFVLALTGDTGGALSAVNAALPGLAGSMDPFLRRLSTLQPAEKIAAVHFGVMPGNGVSGGPAARIAQAPVEDRLGDIDRLLHPAEPQAAAAPQPGPIPAGPPAGRLSPVPTVVPGGPAVPAVSQPVPAAAVQRSRIWLQLASGTDPNALPEQFRRLVNRNRDLFENISGYVAEENGRSRLLIGPFKSTADAQTFAEDLSSVNIDSFSWTSAPGQVVRKLPQ from the coding sequence ATGATCCGGATCAGCGTGCTTGGAGCGTGTGCGGCGGCGATGGTGCTGCCGGGATCGGCGCGTGCGCAATATATCGGTGGCAACGCGCCGCCGCCGCCGGCCGCGCCTCTACCCGGACAAGTGGAGACGCCGGGTGCCGCGCTGGCGCGAAACATCCGGATACTCGCTGGTGACCCGCGCAATTATCAGGCGCTGCTCGGCGCCGGGCAGGCCGCCCTGGCCAGCGGCGATGCCGAAGCGGCGATCGGCTTCTTCGGCCGGGCCAGCGAAGTGAATGCCGCCAGCTGGGTTCCCAAGGTCGGCCAAGGCGCGTCGCTGGTCCAGCTGATGGATCCCAATGCAGCGATGCAGGCATTTGCCGAAGCGCAGCGGCTTGGCGCCAGTCAGGGCGCGATCGCACTGGACCGGGGCCTGGCCTATGACCTGCTGGGCGATCAGGCTCGGGCGCAATCGGACTATCGCGTTGCCCTGAGCGGGACCGACCCCAACGAAGCGCGGCGGCGGCTGGCGCTCAGCCTGGCGGTGAGCGGGCGGCGCGCCGAAGCGCTGGCGGCACTTGATCCCTTGCTGGCGCGGCGTGATCCGGGAGCCTTGCGGGCACGGGCGTTCGTCCTTGCGCTGACCGGCGACACCGGCGGTGCGCTCAGTGCCGTGAATGCCGCGCTTCCAGGTCTTGCGGGGAGCATGGATCCTTTCCTCCGCCGCCTCTCGACACTTCAGCCAGCGGAGAAGATCGCGGCGGTTCACTTCGGCGTGATGCCGGGCAATGGCGTCAGCGGCGGCCCTGCTGCGCGGATTGCGCAGGCGCCGGTCGAGGACCGGCTCGGCGACATCGATCGCTTGCTGCATCCGGCCGAGCCGCAAGCGGCCGCTGCGCCACAGCCCGGACCCATTCCCGCTGGTCCTCCTGCCGGGCGGCTTTCACCGGTTCCGACGGTGGTGCCCGGCGGGCCGGCCGTGCCCGCCGTGTCGCAGCCCGTTCCGGCCGCAGCGGTCCAGCGCTCGCGCATCTGGCTCCAACTCGCCAGCGGCACCGATCCCAACGCCTTGCCCGAGCAGTTCCGGCGGCTGGTGAACCGCAACCGCGACCTGTTCGAGAACATCAGCGGCTATGTGGCCGAGGAGAATGGCCGTAGCCGCTTGCTCATCGGCCCCTTCAAGAGCACGGCGGACGCCCAGACCTTCGCCGAGGACCTTTCAAGCGTGAACATCGACAGTTTCAGCTGGACCAGCGCGCCCGGCCAGGTGGTTCGCAAGCTGCCGCAATGA
- a CDS encoding RcnB family protein — MRKLILLGLMAATAVPTVANAQARQEIRHDRREVREDRRELRQDRRELRRDQREMRRDRRSAYVAPYAGWRYRPVVVGYQLRPAFWGNRYVVNDYGRWNLARPGVNQRWVRYGDDLLLVNARNGRVLRVIHNRY; from the coding sequence ATGCGTAAATTGATCTTGCTCGGACTGATGGCGGCCACCGCCGTTCCGACCGTTGCCAACGCTCAGGCGCGTCAGGAAATCCGCCACGACCGGCGCGAGGTCCGCGAGGATCGCCGCGAGCTTCGTCAGGACCGCCGCGAACTGCGCCGTGACCAGCGCGAGATGCGCCGCGACCGCCGCTCGGCCTATGTCGCACCCTATGCGGGCTGGCGCTATCGCCCGGTCGTGGTCGGCTACCAGCTGCGTCCGGCCTTCTGGGGCAACCGCTACGTTGTCAACGATTATGGCCGCTGGAACCTCGCCCGTCCGGGCGTGAACCAGCGCTGGGTGCGCTACGGCGACGACCTGCTGCTGGTGAATGCCCGCAACGGCCGCGTGCTGCGGGTGATCCACAACCGCTACTAA
- a CDS encoding deoxyguanosinetriphosphate triphosphohydrolase — protein MSAFAALAARPDQSRGRLFAEPDQGPRGPRDLFQRDRDRIVHSVSFRRLRHKTQVFVAPDGDHYRVRLTHSIEVAQIGRTIARALGLNEDLTETLCLAHDLGHPPFGHAGEDALNAALKEWGGFDHNGHTLRLVTCLEAPYPEFDGLNLSWEALEGLAKHNGPIAEPQWALAEVDRAVGLELASWPSLEAQVAALADDIAYDNHDIDDGLRAGLLSLEALLEQPFVRRHWEAIERRHPDLAIDRKLKALVRDQIGTMVGDLMSETRRRIVAAGVETIADVRAAGQPLVALSDELAADERSLKRFLYANLYNAPPLQPVRREAQRVVGNLARAYLADPRLLPDSWARGEEDATARARTVADYVAGMTDPFAIRRHQELCGKVHLPDRF, from the coding sequence ATGAGCGCGTTCGCGGCGCTCGCCGCTCGGCCCGACCAGTCACGGGGGCGGCTGTTCGCCGAACCCGACCAGGGCCCGCGCGGTCCGCGTGACCTGTTCCAGCGCGACCGCGACCGGATCGTCCATTCCGTCAGCTTCCGCCGTCTGCGCCACAAGACGCAGGTGTTCGTCGCGCCCGACGGCGACCATTACCGGGTCCGGCTGACCCACTCGATCGAGGTCGCCCAGATCGGGCGGACCATCGCCCGAGCGCTGGGCCTAAACGAGGACCTGACCGAGACTTTGTGCCTGGCGCATGACCTTGGCCATCCGCCGTTCGGCCATGCCGGCGAGGACGCTCTCAATGCCGCGTTGAAGGAGTGGGGCGGGTTCGATCACAACGGCCACACGCTTCGATTGGTGACCTGCCTGGAGGCGCCCTATCCGGAGTTCGACGGGCTCAACCTCAGCTGGGAAGCACTCGAGGGTCTGGCCAAGCATAATGGCCCGATCGCGGAGCCGCAGTGGGCGCTGGCGGAGGTCGACCGCGCGGTGGGGCTGGAGCTGGCGAGCTGGCCGAGCCTCGAAGCGCAGGTCGCGGCGCTCGCCGACGACATCGCCTATGACAATCACGACATCGACGATGGGTTGCGCGCCGGGTTGCTCAGCCTTGAGGCGCTACTCGAACAGCCGTTCGTCCGGCGGCATTGGGAGGCGATCGAGCGGCGCCATCCCGACCTTGCGATCGACCGCAAGCTCAAGGCGCTGGTGCGCGACCAGATCGGCACCATGGTGGGCGACCTGATGAGCGAGACACGGCGGCGGATCGTAGCCGCGGGGGTCGAGACCATCGCCGATGTTCGCGCCGCCGGGCAGCCGCTGGTCGCCCTCTCCGACGAGCTGGCGGCGGACGAGCGGTCGCTCAAGCGCTTCCTCTACGCCAACCTCTACAATGCACCGCCGCTGCAGCCGGTGCGGCGCGAGGCCCAGCGCGTGGTGGGCAATCTGGCGCGGGCCTACTTGGCAGACCCTCGATTGCTGCCGGACAGCTGGGCAAGAGGGGAGGAAGACGCCACCGCGAGGGCCCGCACGGTGGCCGATTACGTGGCCGGGATGACCGATCCATTCGCGATCCGCCGCCACCAGGAGCTGTGCGGCAAAGTTCATCTTCCAGACCGCTTCTAG
- a CDS encoding DoxX family protein, translating into MDGLSRFAGPAHALLRIMAGLLFLEHGMQKFLSFPPGEYSGAGWALNNPIAFAGVVELICGFLITIGLLTRPAAFIASGTMAVGYFMVHAPKNFFPLNNGGDAAVLYCFVFLFLAAAGAGPWSIDGRRRTVVSDVRDTAG; encoded by the coding sequence ATGGATGGATTGTCGAGGTTCGCTGGACCGGCGCACGCCTTGCTGCGGATCATGGCCGGGCTGCTGTTTCTCGAGCACGGGATGCAGAAGTTCCTGTCCTTTCCACCCGGAGAATATTCGGGAGCGGGCTGGGCGCTGAACAATCCGATCGCCTTTGCGGGCGTAGTCGAGCTGATCTGCGGCTTCCTGATCACCATTGGCCTGCTGACCCGGCCGGCGGCATTCATCGCCTCGGGCACCATGGCTGTCGGCTACTTCATGGTTCACGCACCGAAGAACTTCTTTCCGCTGAACAATGGCGGGGACGCGGCGGTACTCTACTGCTTCGTCTTCCTGTTTCTGGCGGCAGCCGGCGCGGGTCCTTGGAGCATCGACGGTCGCCGGCGCACGGTCGTCAGCGACGTTCGCGACACTGCGGGCTGA
- a CDS encoding DUF1800 domain-containing protein: MTDLAFAMNRFGLGPRGDQPVAGRDGREWVEAQLTQKLAALPNVPSRAEAAEALTAYRTERRDVKAGGMMMPASMPMAPATSPPPAADDKAMRRAARPPELVEALKDQRALYLRAVDARMSAALSTPTPFLERMAHFWANHFAVGATKATTVGYAGLLELDAIRPNLTGRFTDLLLAVERHPAMLLYLDQAQSVGPNSMAGQRAGARGRNIGLNENLAREIMELHTLGVRTGYSQADVTEFARALTGWTVAGLGRGPMQRFLTGPPGDFAFAEVLHEPGTRTILGKRYGMDGEAQARAVLMDLSVHPATARHIATKLTRHFVADDPPPAVVAKVEHAFIGSGGDLPTVYRALIASPEAWQPDSPKFRNPWDWTVASLRALDVPAPPAQRTVGLLQELGMPVWRPTSPAGFDDIAASWAGPDALVRRVEAAQRFATAAGQGKDARALAPRVLGARLTDATATAISRAESPATGLALLLVSPEFLRR; this comes from the coding sequence ATGACGGATCTTGCCTTTGCCATGAACCGCTTCGGCCTTGGGCCACGCGGGGATCAGCCGGTGGCCGGGCGCGACGGCCGCGAGTGGGTGGAGGCGCAGCTTACCCAGAAGCTCGCTGCTCTGCCGAACGTTCCGAGCCGGGCCGAGGCAGCGGAGGCGCTGACCGCTTATCGAACGGAGCGGCGCGACGTGAAGGCCGGCGGAATGATGATGCCGGCCAGCATGCCGATGGCGCCCGCCACTTCGCCGCCGCCGGCGGCTGACGACAAGGCCATGCGACGGGCGGCCCGGCCGCCCGAACTGGTCGAGGCGCTGAAGGATCAGCGCGCATTGTACCTGCGGGCGGTGGACGCACGGATGAGCGCGGCACTGTCGACGCCAACGCCGTTCCTGGAGCGGATGGCACATTTCTGGGCCAACCATTTCGCGGTGGGTGCGACCAAGGCGACCACCGTCGGCTATGCCGGGCTGCTCGAACTGGACGCCATCCGGCCCAACTTGACCGGCCGCTTTACCGACCTGCTGCTGGCGGTGGAGCGGCATCCGGCAATGCTGCTCTACCTCGACCAGGCGCAGTCGGTGGGACCGAACAGCATGGCCGGCCAGCGCGCGGGTGCTCGCGGCCGCAACATCGGTTTGAACGAGAACCTCGCGCGGGAGATCATGGAGCTGCACACGCTGGGTGTGCGAACCGGCTACAGCCAGGCCGACGTGACCGAGTTCGCGCGGGCGCTGACCGGCTGGACCGTGGCAGGGCTGGGACGCGGGCCGATGCAGCGGTTCCTGACCGGTCCGCCGGGAGACTTCGCCTTTGCCGAGGTACTGCATGAGCCAGGCACCCGGACGATCTTGGGCAAGCGCTACGGCATGGATGGCGAAGCGCAGGCGCGCGCGGTCCTCATGGATCTTTCGGTGCATCCGGCGACCGCGCGGCATATCGCCACCAAGTTGACCCGCCACTTTGTCGCCGACGATCCGCCGCCGGCGGTGGTCGCCAAGGTCGAACATGCCTTTATCGGCAGCGGCGGTGACCTGCCGACCGTCTATCGCGCGCTGATCGCCTCACCCGAGGCGTGGCAGCCGGACAGTCCGAAATTCCGCAATCCGTGGGATTGGACCGTGGCGAGCCTGCGCGCGCTGGACGTACCAGCGCCGCCGGCGCAGCGCACGGTTGGACTGCTTCAGGAGCTTGGAATGCCAGTCTGGCGGCCGACGTCGCCGGCCGGCTTCGACGACATCGCCGCCAGCTGGGCCGGACCCGATGCCCTGGTGCGAAGGGTGGAGGCGGCGCAGCGCTTTGCCACTGCGGCCGGGCAGGGAAAGGACGCACGGGCGCTTGCCCCGAGGGTGCTTGGCGCTCGCCTAACTGACGCCACCGCCACTGCCATCAGCCGGGCCGAAAGCCCTGCGACGGGACTAGCGCTGCTGCTGGTGTCCCCCGAATTTCTGAGGAGGTAG
- a CDS encoding DUF1501 domain-containing protein, which produces MDRRTFLSTGAVGIAATTFAPRLAFAKAATDRRFLFVIQRGAADGLAILAPTGDPNYARLRPQLSADVAGGTKLDPMFTLHPALKQVAAMTAARQALLVHAVASPYRDRSHFDGQNVLETGGALPYRLQDGWMNRLLRTMPDDPQAIAFAPTVPPALRGPAQVASYAPSNLPQAGDDLMIRVGDLYARDAQLGQLWNEALQARSTAGDLAGGKGAAAAGALAARMMKGPAGARIGMIETDGWDTHTAQKGRLNAQLNGLDAMLGAYRDGLGEDWKNTLVLVATEFGRTAKENGTGGTDHGTGSTAFLLGGAVNGGRVLSDWPGLADAALYDGRDLKPTISLDALVATALAQHFGQDPARMAGILFPDTGSAPLRQTLAIA; this is translated from the coding sequence ATGGACCGCCGCACCTTCCTGTCGACCGGCGCCGTTGGCATCGCCGCCACCACCTTCGCTCCGCGCCTGGCCTTCGCGAAGGCGGCGACGGACCGCCGCTTCCTGTTCGTGATCCAGCGCGGCGCCGCCGACGGGCTGGCGATCCTCGCGCCTACGGGCGATCCGAATTACGCGCGCCTCCGCCCGCAGCTGAGCGCGGATGTGGCCGGCGGCACGAAGCTCGATCCCATGTTCACGCTACATCCCGCGCTGAAGCAGGTGGCGGCGATGACAGCCGCCAGGCAGGCGCTGCTGGTCCATGCGGTCGCGTCGCCCTACCGCGACCGCTCGCATTTCGACGGCCAGAATGTGCTCGAGACCGGCGGCGCGCTGCCGTACCGGCTGCAGGACGGGTGGATGAACCGGCTGCTCCGGACCATGCCGGACGATCCGCAAGCCATCGCCTTCGCGCCGACGGTTCCGCCGGCCTTGCGCGGTCCGGCGCAGGTGGCGTCCTATGCGCCGTCCAACCTGCCGCAGGCGGGCGACGACCTGATGATCCGAGTTGGGGACCTTTATGCCCGCGATGCCCAGCTCGGGCAGCTGTGGAACGAAGCACTGCAGGCGCGGAGCACGGCCGGCGATCTCGCCGGAGGCAAGGGCGCGGCGGCCGCCGGCGCTCTGGCCGCGCGGATGATGAAGGGGCCGGCCGGTGCCCGCATCGGGATGATCGAGACCGACGGCTGGGATACGCACACGGCGCAGAAGGGGCGGCTGAACGCGCAGCTCAACGGCCTGGACGCGATGCTTGGCGCCTATCGCGATGGTCTAGGTGAGGATTGGAAGAACACGCTGGTGCTGGTTGCGACCGAGTTTGGCCGGACGGCGAAGGAGAATGGCACGGGCGGCACCGACCATGGCACCGGCTCGACCGCCTTCCTGCTCGGCGGCGCCGTCAACGGGGGCAGGGTGCTGAGCGATTGGCCAGGCCTCGCCGACGCCGCGCTTTACGACGGGCGCGACCTCAAGCCGACGATCAGCCTGGATGCGCTTGTCGCGACGGCCCTGGCCCAGCATTTCGGGCAGGACCCGGCGCGAATGGCGGGGATCCTGTTCCCGGATACGGGTTCCGCGCCACTTCGGCAGACGCTCGCCATTGCGTGA